The following are encoded in a window of Castanea sativa cultivar Marrone di Chiusa Pesio chromosome 5, ASM4071231v1 genomic DNA:
- the LOC142634047 gene encoding putative NAD(P)H dehydrogenase (quinone) FQR1-like 1: MATKVYIVYYSTYGHIEKLAEQIKKGAESVEGVEAKLWQVPETLSDEVLGKLGAPPKSDVPVITPRELAGADGLLFGFPTRYGTMAAQFKAFIDSTGSQWRTQELAGKPAGLFYSTGSQGGGQETTPLTAITQLVHHGMIFVPIGYTFGAGMFEMEKVRGGSPYGAGTYAGDGSRQPSELELDLAFHQGKYFAGISKKLKGTA; this comes from the exons ATGGCTACCAAAGTTTATATTGT TTACTATTCTACCTATGGACATATCGAGAAGCTGGCTGAACAGATAAAGAAAGGAGCTGAATCCGTGGAAGGAGTAGAAGCAAAACTGTGGCAG GTACCCGAGACATTGTCTGATGAAGTTCTTGGGAAGTTGGGAGCACCACCAAAGAGTGATGTACCTGTCATTACTCCTCGTGAGCTTGCTGGGGCTGATGGTTTACTTTTCGGTTTCCCAACTAGATATGGAACGATGGCTGCACAATTTAAAGCCTTTATAGATTCAACTGGATCACAATGGAGAACTCAAGAGCTTGCAGGTAAGCCTGCAGGACTTTTCTATAGCACTGGATCACAAGGAGGTGGACAAGAGACTACCCC CTTGACAGCCATTACTCAGCTTGTTCACCATGGAATGATTTTTGTGCCCATTGGGTACACATTTGGAGCTGGCATGTTTGAGATGGAGAAGGTGAGAGGTGGCTCCCCATATGGTGCAGGAACTTATGCCGGGGATGGATCAAGACAGCCTTCTGAGCTAGAGTTGGACTTAGCTTTCCACCAGGGAAAGTATTTTGCTGGCATTTCAAAGAAACTCAAGGGAACAGCTTGA